DNA from Geobacillus vulcani PSS1:
ATCGCTTAATTTCAACTCTTTGCCCTGGTTAAAATCGAAATTGTGAGGGATTTTCACCGTCATCCCATGAGCGCCTCCCGTATAGCTGTAAAACTCGACAGGGATGCTTACAATGCCGTTTTGGTTATACGTGACATCAAACCGGCTGACCGCCGTATGGAGATGATACGGAAACCCTTGCTGCTGGCTGAGGACAAAATTTTGCTTGGCCTGTTTTTCTATTTCCCTTTTGAAATCAAGAGCTTGTTTTTGCAATAGGCGATTGGCTTTTTGCTGAAACGGCTTATTCACCGCCCCCGATATGATCGGAATCGCCATATTGACTTCGATGAGTTTGTCCTTGTATTGAATCGTCCGGCTTGTCACGTTCAGAGCATAACTGTATCCCGGCAGCAGCAGGGCAAGGCAAAGGATCAACAACAACCATGGCTTCTTGTTCACCATATATCACTCCCTCCTATAAGAAATGCATGTAAAGTTTGCGCCCAAACCACATGCCTTATGCACAGAAGGCTGGGAGAAAGAAAAACGCCAGCCGGTTATTCGCAAACCAGCTGGATCGTTTTCATCCCCCAGCGCCCCTTTCAATGGACCGGTTGATCACGCCAGCGAAGCGAGCACAGCCGGCAAGGCCTCCACAACGTCCGACGCCAATACATCCCAGGGCGAATGACCGTGTTGAACAAGCCAATCAGCAGCCTTTCCATGCACGAACACCGCATTGCTCACCGCCGGCTGCACCGCCTCGTGC
Protein-coding regions in this window:
- a CDS encoding DUF3298 and DUF4163 domain-containing protein, translating into MVNKKPWLLLILCLALLLPGYSYALNVTSRTIQYKDKLIEVNMAIPIISGAVNKPFQQKANRLLQKQALDFKREIEKQAKQNFVLSQQQGFPYHLHTAVSRFDVTYNQNGIVSIPVEFYSYTGGAHGMTVKIPHNFDFNQGKELKLSDLFKKGSRYQQVIVEEIVKQIEKEPDIYFENAVDVVKELKNGQPYYLTPKGIVVYYGLYEIAPYAAGIREFLIPFSTLKPYLRLQL